The Penaeus monodon isolate SGIC_2016 chromosome 17, NSTDA_Pmon_1, whole genome shotgun sequence genome contains the following window.
tgtgtgtgtgtgtgtgtgtgtgtgtgtgtgtgtgtgtgtgtgtgtgcgtgtgtgtgtgtatcatagatataaatatatatacatatatatattaattatatatatttataaataaataaataaatagataaataaatatatatatatatatatatatatatatatttatatgcacacacacacatacacacacacacacacacacacacacatacacgcgcacacacacacacacacacacacacacatacgccaccacacacacacacacatatacatacatatatatatatatattatatatatatatatatatatatatatatatatatggggtgtgtgtgtgtgtgtgtgtgtgtgtgtgtgtgtgtgtgtgtgtgtgtgtgtgtgtgtgtgtgtgtgtgtgtgtgtgtgtgtgtgtgtgtgtgtgcattttgttatatgtatatgtatatattatatatatatatatatatatatatatatatatatatatatatatatggtatatatatatagtagtgtgtaattgtgtatatgtatatatacatacatatatatgcatatatatatatatatatatatatatatatatatatatatatatatatatatatatatatatatatatatatatatatatatatatatatgtatatatatatatatatatatatatatatatatatatatatatatatatatatataattgtgtgtgtgcatgtgtgtatggttgcacatttatgtatgcacacacatatgtatgtgtatatatgcctgtgtgtgtgcgtgtgtgctggcgtgtgtgtatgtgtgtgtgagtgtgtgtgtgtgtgtgtgtgtgtgtgtgtgtgtgtgtgtgtgtgtgtgtgtgtgtgtgtgtgtttgtgtgtgtgtgcgcgcgcgcgtatgtatatgAAACATAGAATGCATATATTCCGAATTACCAAATGCGAATTATTTGTTCGAACGTTCGCGAATGCGAATCTCGAATATTCGAATCCAAAGCACATTTCAAAAGTTCAACTACCGGTATCATATCATTTCTAAAGGCTGTAACTGAAAGTCTAAAGCTAACATTCGTATAAGATATTAAGATCTACGATATATAACTTGCACATAATAACTTCATTTATAGGCAATTGatttttattgtctgtttattctgtattattttgattgaaacacaatgataataatttagttaACGTAATCTATCATTATGTGTAATCGGAAGACAATGGGCCGTTATAATTATCCCCTGTCACTAACATATATGGAAACTGGACATCaggttgattatcattatctatttatttacctgctcatttttattctattatggtAATTTTTGTAAATGCTTGCAAGTCGGTGAGAAATCACGAATTCCATGAAGGGGTCAGGGGTCTAACACGTTTTGGGACACGtagtatatttgtttaatttaatatatttcttacacacacacacacacacacacacatacacacacacacacacacacacacacacacacacacacacacacacacacatatatatatatatatatatatatatatatatatatatatatatatatatatatatatatatatatatactcacacacacgcgtgcgcaagATCATACTAACATGATTTTCGTGATCAGACACATCAACGCGTCCTATTTACATCCGCGAATTAACTCAGCTGACGAACTTTCAAGAGGTGATCAATCCTCACCATTTCAACAGAGACTTCGAGATCAAAGGCTCTTAAAACAAGGTGTCTCGCGAAGGCCTGTAGTCAATGCCTTCGCTCAAGTTTTCGTCAGACACCAACGGCTGGCTATATAAGGCGAAGTTCACGTGTCTCTGAGTCAGTGCAGAGGGAGAGCCTCGAAGTCGGTGGTCCTTGTTCCTTCTGCTCTCTGTCGAGTCCAGCGAAATGGTTGCGGTCCGATTGGTAAAGGAGGTTTAAGTTCAGGCGGTTTTAACTCTTGGTTAAAGTGCAGAGCTTGTCCtgtgcaaatatgttttttttttcgtatagcggatccgattttttttttattttctttattaattttccaaTGCTTCTGACGCTGTATGCATTATTCATTTGTCTTGTGTGTCCCCTCCGAACAAAACTGATTGATTCGAGAGTAGTATTAAAGCGAACATAGGAAGTTTTTCTAAACATCGAAGTCATAATCATTACATCAATTCGGCCACAAAATCCTGTAAGGGTCTCAGGACTGACTTCGAACATGAATCATTTCAGCAAGGTCCGATTTTTTCTTAGTTACAGATGTTGATACTTGTTGGAAACAAACCGTCCTCTGAAGTtaactcctctccctctgccaacAGGTGCAGTCAGCTGTTCTTGTGTCCTTGCTGGTGGCACTTCCGGCCTGTGTCACTTCTGAAAACACGAATGAAATACCGGCGTCCATTCTTTCCTCCCCTGGGGATTCCCTTACAGGAGACCAAAGCATAAGCAAACGCACTATATCGTTCAATTCTTGCACGGGCGTCTACGACCGCGAACTTCTTGTAAGGCTCGACCGCGTGTGCGAAGACTGCTACAACCTCTACCGCGACGTCGGAGTGGCGGCCGAATGCAGGTATGTTATTCTAATTCTTACATGAAAATGTCAACAACCACTTTATACAGCAGCGAGTATCTGTAATCGCCTGTCAAGATCAGATGTGATAGTATGCTGGGTAAATACTGTTATCATTTAATAGGTCGATTTTTTAATCACTATAAAACCTTTATTTAGATTCCAAGGATCTGAGTAAAATCAActttacttcccttttctcttgcattctattttcattccttctttaccTACTTACATGGTTACATAGAACCTTTACATATTGCAGGAGTAACTGTTTCCACAACGAGGTGTTCCTGTACTGCGTGGACTACATGTTCCGGCCTCGCCAGAGGAACCAGTACCGGGCCGCCCTGCAGAGGCTCGGCAAGTAGGCGGTTCGTCTTCGGTCAACCCTTCCTGCGGGGACGCTCGCCGTGAGATTTTTTCTAGGCTCTCCTTCGGTTGCTTCTGTATCCTAAGTTAGAAACGGATAACATATTGACGTCGAGGTGTTTCATGTACAGTGTCTTCATAAagcagaaaatataaaagatttttttccttgatttccaAATCCTTTTGATACATACTAAAACTAAATGTACGATACTGCAGTGAGTCAAATACTAAATAATACACATCAGTTTATGTAAAACTAGAGAGAAATTATAGTAACAAGaccagataaagatatatagtcgTCCTTCTGTCTTTGTCAGACTGATCAAGATTCAAATCTTTAAATGTAAACAATATTAAGATGAATTAATAAGATGAACTAATCTTTAAATGAAACCACCGATGAAGCCACAAGCAATAATATCTTTCTGCTTCCTGCCCTTTATTTCCGTACGGTCTCCCAGTTACGAAAGACGAGTACACCTTTCAAGTCTATCAAGTTAAatctgtaattattttttctgtttctattctgTACTCCCTAACTTTAGCCTAGACTTCCTGCTGACGTACAAAAGAGCTTGGAATTAATTCTTTTGAGCGGTTCGCCCTATACT
Protein-coding sequences here:
- the LOC119583586 gene encoding crustacean hyperglycemic hormone-like isoform X2, with product MVAVRLVQSAVLVSLLVALPACVTSENTNEIPASILSSPGDSLTGDQSISKRTISFNSCTGVYDRELLVRLDRVCEDCYNLYRDVGVAAECRSNCFHNEVFLYCVDYMFRPRQRNQYRAALQRLGK
- the LOC119583586 gene encoding crustacean hyperglycemic hormone-like isoform X1, which gives rise to MVAVRLVKEVQSAVLVSLLVALPACVTSENTNEIPASILSSPGDSLTGDQSISKRTISFNSCTGVYDRELLVRLDRVCEDCYNLYRDVGVAAECRSNCFHNEVFLYCVDYMFRPRQRNQYRAALQRLGK